ATCGGCCTCATCCTGCCCGAGGCGGAAGGTAAACAACTGCGGCTCTATGCGCTCGATTTTCCCGGAAGCAAAGGCATCATCCGCGAAGACATGCTGAGCCCGATCGACGGATCGATTGTCGGCAAGGTCTTCCGCTCCGGAGAGCCATGGACAGGCCGCCTGTCTGATCTTAAAGACTGGGGAACCAATCTCAGGCTTGGGTCGCAGGAGGGGGTCAAGGTCCTGTGCTTCTTGCCCCTGCTCCGACGAGACACCGTTCTGGGAGTCCTTAGTCTTGCCCGCTTGCATGAGAGACCCTTTACGGACAGTGACCTCGAGTTCCTCGCACAGATCGCCAACCAGATCGCGATCGCCAAGGACAATGCGCTGGCCTATCGGAAGATTACTGAATTGACCGATAGACTCACCCAGGAAAAGCTCTACTTCGAAGATGAGATCCGCAGCGAGATGAATTTCGAGGAGATCGTTGGTAATAGCGCGGTACTGCGGAAAGTGCTCCGGCAGATTGAAACTGTCGCTCCCACAGATTCGACGGTTCTCATCTATGGCGAAACAGGCAGCGGAAAGGAACTGATCGCGCGGGCAGTCCACAATCTCAGCCGTCGTAAGAGCAACGCTTTTGTGAAACTGAATTGTGCTGCAATCCCGACTGGCCTTCTCGAGAGTGAGCTGTTCGGGCACGAAAAGGGCGCTTTTACGGGCGCGGTTTCGCAGCGGATCGGGCGCTTCGAGCTGGCGAACGAAGGGACCATGTTCCTCGATGAAGTCGCCGAGATCCCTCTGGAATTGCAGCCCAAACTATTGCGCGTCCTGCAGGAGCGGGAGTTCGAACGCCTTGGCGGTTCGCGCACGCAGCGCACGAATGCCCGCCTGATCGCTGCGACTAACCGGGACCTGGAAGCCATGGTGGAGCAGCATCAGTTCCGGTCAGACTTGTTCTACAGGCTGAATGTCTTCCCGATCCGCGTGCCTTCGCTGCGGGAACGGCCCGAAGATATTCCCCTGCTGGTGCGGCATTTCGTCCAGCACTTCTCCCGCAACATGAACAAACAGATCGATACAATTTCCAAGGAAAGCATGAAAGCGTTGACCCGATATACGTGGCCGGGGAATATCCGCGAACTTCAAAACGTCATCGAGCGCGCGGTTATTCTGTGCCAGGGACGAGTGTTGACTGTTCCACTGAGCGAACTCAAGCCGAAACCGGCGGGAAACGGCGCCTACAACGGACATGCAACCCTCGAAGAGGTGGAGAGACAACATATTCTGTCTGTCCTTGAGCAGACAAATTGGGTTTTAGCTGGGCCGAATGGAGCCGCAGCCCGGCTGGGAATCAAACGTCCGACGCTCCAGTTCCGGATACAGAAGCTGGGTATCTCGCGCCCGCGGTCGCACTCTTCGGAAAATTAATCCGACATGTGCCAACCGATTGGCACCAGTGCCAGATTATTGGCAGTTTCTCCGGAGCTTCTTAGAATCGTTTCTCCCGGTCTTGTCGGGTTTATCGGCCAAATCCGGCAAATCCACGACTCGGTCCGCAAATTGCATCTCCTTGAAATAAAGAGCCGGTGACTGATCGCTCGGCACATCAGGTCACGATGGAGAGTCGCCTGGGAGCACTTCCAGACGTGATCGAACAACTTCGCTTTCGCTCGGATCCTGAGTTGCTCTCTTGCATCGAGGCCACGAACCCGCCTTTCTTAGGGCCATACGAGGGGCCTTGGCGAACCCTGTCATCCACGGCAATCACAGCGACGGCTGCCGGAAGGTCTTCCCTCAGTAGGAATGCGAGCCGGGCCGGGCGCTCGATTCTGATCCGAGATGAAGGAACGGGCTTTGATACGAAAGCCTTATCGAGTCCGAAAGATCTCCACGCCGACGAGGGACTTGGTATCCACTTGGTGCGGTCCTCGATGGATACGGTCGAGTTCCGGAAGAATGGTACCGAATTCTATTTACGCATGAAGGAACGATTGGAGCGATCCGCGAAAGGGAGGTATCACGACTAGAATATCGGGAGAGAAAGACATGTTGAGGATCACTGTTTCAGACAATGGCTCGGAAGAGAGGTGGACGATTCAGGGGCAGCTGACGAAAAACTCCATTCCCGAGCTCATCGCCACCTGGAAAGCAACGCCACGAAAATCCGGCGCGCGCATTGTTGATCTCCGCCAGGTGACCTCCATCGATCGAAGCGGCCAATCCGTGCTCTCGATGATGAAGGACGACGGTGCTCAGTTTGTTGCGATTGGCGTATACACCACCTACATCCTGAATAGCCTGCAGGCGCCGACCAGACCGGAGTGAGCCGCGTTTCCGTCAGGTCAACAATCGCGGAGCGTCAAAAATCGAGTTCGCCGGCAATCAATGGGCAGATGTTTAACGGACCCTGCGGCCCACAACCTCACTCTTCTGCTAAATGCGGGATGCTCATGGAGTGTCTCGGAGACTATTCGCGCAGCTTTTCGCCTTGAACCAGCCGTCACACAGGCATCCCGGCGTTCGGCAGCCACTCGCATCGAGCAAGCACCTGTTAATTTTGCTTTCTCGGCTTCGATGTGAGCCTGCGCAGGATAAACTCCT
This sequence is a window from Terriglobia bacterium. Protein-coding genes within it:
- a CDS encoding sigma 54-interacting transcriptional regulator; the protein is MRKPRPDHSPAMSGDASDEGVSGALLSLAQNLGNQHSLEALLRALPSELQKIVDAAIVAFIPWDGDQDLPDLVVDRHGRSIRLELSAFRSEELWWNSANDPPMPVVLSTLDSDGGAPAWALQFRVYGIQSLCLLPLVTPVRRLGMLCIAHERPDAFSPSEIRFLRALAGHAALLVDDRINFDNAESARSGLESEKTRLRLILDLNNSVVSNLELRSLLRAISPSIRKIMELDLIGLILPEAEGKQLRLYALDFPGSKGIIREDMLSPIDGSIVGKVFRSGEPWTGRLSDLKDWGTNLRLGSQEGVKVLCFLPLLRRDTVLGVLSLARLHERPFTDSDLEFLAQIANQIAIAKDNALAYRKITELTDRLTQEKLYFEDEIRSEMNFEEIVGNSAVLRKVLRQIETVAPTDSTVLIYGETGSGKELIARAVHNLSRRKSNAFVKLNCAAIPTGLLESELFGHEKGAFTGAVSQRIGRFELANEGTMFLDEVAEIPLELQPKLLRVLQEREFERLGGSRTQRTNARLIAATNRDLEAMVEQHQFRSDLFYRLNVFPIRVPSLRERPEDIPLLVRHFVQHFSRNMNKQIDTISKESMKALTRYTWPGNIRELQNVIERAVILCQGRVLTVPLSELKPKPAGNGAYNGHATLEEVERQHILSVLEQTNWVLAGPNGAAARLGIKRPTLQFRIQKLGISRPRSHSSEN